In Pseudomonas asiatica, the following are encoded in one genomic region:
- a CDS encoding CoA transferase subunit B: MALTREQMAQRVARELKDGYYVNLGIGIPTLVANYVPADMDVMLQSENGLLGMGEFPTEGTIDADMINAGKQTVTARRGASIFDSAQSFAMIRGGHVDLTVLGAFEVDVQGNIASWMIPGKLVKGMGGAMDLVAGAENIIVTMTHASKDGESKLLPQCSLPLTGAGCIRKVLTDLAYLEIENGAFILRETAPGVSIEEIIEKTAGKLIVPDDVKEMTF; this comes from the coding sequence ATGGCACTGACCCGCGAACAGATGGCGCAACGCGTCGCCCGTGAACTGAAGGACGGCTACTACGTAAACCTGGGCATCGGCATTCCGACCCTGGTGGCCAACTACGTACCCGCCGACATGGATGTGATGCTGCAATCGGAAAACGGCCTGCTCGGCATGGGCGAATTCCCCACCGAAGGCACCATCGATGCCGACATGATCAACGCCGGCAAGCAGACCGTCACCGCCCGCCGCGGTGCCTCGATCTTCGATTCGGCGCAGTCGTTCGCCATGATCCGTGGCGGCCACGTCGACCTGACCGTGCTCGGCGCTTTCGAAGTGGATGTGCAAGGCAACATCGCTTCGTGGATGATCCCGGGCAAGCTGGTGAAGGGCATGGGCGGCGCCATGGACCTGGTGGCCGGTGCCGAGAACATCATTGTCACCATGACCCACGCGTCCAAGGACGGCGAGTCCAAGCTGCTGCCGCAGTGCAGCCTGCCATTGACCGGTGCTGGCTGCATCCGCAAGGTGCTGACCGACCTGGCCTACCTGGAAATCGAAAACGGCGCCTTCATCCTGCGCGAGACCGCGCCTGGGGTGAGCATCGAGGAAATCATCGAGAAAACCGCCGGCAAGCTGATCGTGCCGGATGATGTGAAGGAAATGACCTTCTAA
- a CDS encoding CoA transferase subunit A yields the protein MAGLDKRVATYEQALEGLTDNMTVLAGGFGLCGIPENLISEIKRRGVKGLTVVSNNCGVDGFGLGVLLEDRQIRKMVASYVGENAEFERQLLSGELEVELTPQGTLAEKMRAGGAGIPAFYTATGYGTPVADGKEVREFNGRKYILEESITGDFAIVKGWKADHYGNVVYRNTAQNFNPLAATAGKITVVEVEEIVEPGVLLPSEIHTPGIYVDRVIVGTFEKRIEKRTVKA from the coding sequence ATGGCCGGACTGGACAAGCGCGTTGCAACCTATGAACAGGCCCTCGAAGGCCTGACCGACAACATGACGGTACTGGCTGGTGGTTTCGGCCTGTGCGGTATCCCTGAAAACCTTATCAGCGAAATCAAGCGCCGTGGCGTCAAGGGCCTGACCGTGGTCTCCAACAACTGCGGTGTCGACGGCTTTGGCCTGGGCGTGCTGCTGGAAGACCGGCAGATCCGCAAGATGGTCGCTTCCTACGTGGGCGAGAACGCCGAGTTCGAACGCCAGCTGCTGAGCGGCGAGCTGGAAGTGGAACTGACCCCGCAAGGCACCCTCGCCGAGAAAATGCGCGCCGGTGGCGCCGGCATCCCGGCCTTCTACACGGCCACCGGCTACGGCACCCCGGTTGCCGACGGCAAGGAAGTGCGCGAATTCAACGGCCGCAAGTACATCCTCGAAGAATCCATCACCGGCGACTTCGCCATCGTCAAGGGCTGGAAGGCCGACCACTACGGCAACGTGGTGTACCGCAACACCGCGCAAAACTTCAACCCGCTGGCGGCCACCGCCGGCAAGATCACCGTGGTCGAAGTGGAAGAGATCGTCGAACCTGGCGTGCTGCTGCCCAGCGAGATCCACACCCCGGGCATCTACGTGGACCGCGTCATCGTCGGCACCTTCGAAAAGCGTATCGAAAAGCGCACCGTCAAGGCCTGA
- a CDS encoding LysR family transcriptional regulator, whose product MNVKQLRAFVAVAKYQSFAQAGEHLHVSQPALSLTIKALEENLGGALLSRTTRSVSLTAEGEVLLPLARRLLADWDDTEEMLRQRFTLQLGRVSVAAMPAFAGNLLPHSLKVFRQRYPKVNVTVHDVINEQVQELVRHRRVELGIGFEPDNNDGLDFHPLYMDRFVAVVPADSPLAQLPQVSWAQLLAEDFVALQRPSAVRLLMEQNVAARHGKLAVAFESHQLSTVGRMVASGLGVSAVPALCINQMQELGARCVPLVEPTVERRIGVIALSEHKLSTAAQALLEVLLSNTRIPEVTCVT is encoded by the coding sequence ATGAACGTCAAGCAACTGCGCGCCTTTGTCGCTGTGGCCAAATACCAGAGCTTCGCCCAGGCCGGTGAACACCTGCATGTCTCGCAACCGGCACTGAGCCTGACCATCAAGGCCCTGGAAGAAAACCTTGGCGGCGCCCTGCTCAGCCGCACCACGCGCAGCGTCAGCCTGACTGCCGAGGGCGAGGTGCTGCTGCCGCTGGCACGGCGCCTGCTGGCCGACTGGGACGACACCGAAGAAATGCTGCGCCAGCGTTTCACCCTGCAACTGGGCCGGGTTTCGGTGGCGGCCATGCCGGCCTTTGCCGGCAACCTGCTGCCCCACTCGCTGAAGGTATTTCGCCAGCGTTACCCGAAGGTCAACGTCACGGTGCACGATGTGATCAACGAACAGGTGCAGGAACTGGTGCGCCATCGCCGCGTCGAACTGGGCATCGGCTTCGAACCGGACAACAACGATGGCCTGGATTTCCACCCGTTGTACATGGACCGTTTCGTCGCCGTGGTGCCCGCCGATTCGCCCTTGGCGCAGCTGCCCCAGGTCAGCTGGGCACAATTGCTGGCCGAAGACTTCGTGGCCCTGCAACGCCCTTCGGCGGTGCGCCTGCTGATGGAGCAGAACGTGGCCGCCCGCCACGGCAAACTGGCGGTGGCTTTCGAGAGCCATCAGTTGTCTACCGTCGGGCGCATGGTCGCCAGTGGGCTGGGGGTCAGTGCCGTGCCGGCACTTTGCATCAATCAGATGCAGGAGCTTGGCGCCCGCTGCGTGCCCTTGGTCGAGCCCACGGTCGAGCGCCGCATCGGTGTGATTGCTCTTAGCGAACACAAGCTTTCCACGGCAGCGCAAGCGCTGCTCGAGGTACTGCTTTCCAATACCCGCATCCCGGAGGTGACATGCGTTACGTGA
- a CDS encoding aldo/keto reductase: protein MRYVKLAGSSVPAIGQGTWYMGEDPARKAAEVAALQQGIELGLSLIDTAEMYAEGGAEEVVGQAIAGRRDQVFLVSKVYPHNASLRAMAAACERSLTRLGTDCIDLYLLHWRGQHPLEETVEAFERLREQGKIKRWGVSNFDVDDLRELHNPDCATNQVLYNPAQRGIEFDLLPWCEKRALPTMAYCPLAQAGRLLQHPVLAEIAERHGATVAQVSLAWVTRNDGVIAIPKAVTPEHVRLNAAAGALTLTGEDLRAIDRALPAPTRKQRLAMV from the coding sequence ATGCGTTACGTGAAACTGGCAGGTTCGAGCGTTCCGGCCATCGGCCAGGGCACCTGGTACATGGGTGAAGATCCGGCTCGCAAGGCGGCCGAGGTGGCGGCCCTGCAACAGGGTATCGAACTTGGGCTGAGCCTGATCGATACCGCCGAGATGTATGCCGAAGGTGGCGCGGAAGAAGTGGTTGGCCAGGCCATTGCCGGCCGCCGCGACCAGGTGTTCCTGGTCAGCAAGGTGTATCCGCACAATGCCAGCCTGCGCGCCATGGCCGCCGCCTGCGAGCGCAGCCTCACCCGCCTGGGCACCGACTGCATCGACCTGTACCTGCTGCACTGGCGCGGCCAGCATCCGTTGGAGGAAACCGTCGAAGCGTTCGAGCGCTTGCGCGAGCAAGGCAAGATCAAGCGCTGGGGTGTTTCCAATTTCGATGTCGACGACCTGCGCGAACTGCACAACCCCGATTGCGCCACCAACCAGGTGCTGTACAACCCGGCCCAGCGTGGCATCGAGTTCGACCTGTTGCCGTGGTGCGAAAAGCGTGCGCTGCCGACCATGGCCTACTGCCCGCTGGCCCAGGCCGGGCGCCTGCTGCAGCACCCGGTGCTGGCGGAAATCGCCGAGCGCCATGGGGCCACGGTGGCCCAGGTCAGCCTGGCGTGGGTGACACGCAATGACGGGGTGATAGCCATCCCCAAGGCCGTGACACCCGAGCATGTGCGGTTGAATGCCGCTGCGGGTGCGCTGACCCTGACCGGCGAAGACCTGCGGGCGATCGACCGGGCGTTGCCGGCACCGACGCGCAAGCAGCGGTTGGCGATGGTGTAG
- a CDS encoding error-prone DNA polymerase: MNTPGYAELHCLSNFSFQRGASSADELFRRAREQGYQALAITDECTLAGIVRAWQAAKEHQLRLIVGSEVQLQDGPRLVLLVQDLAGYQNLCALITRARRRAQKGEYQLFRDDLQQHHQGLLALWVADDSGNATPGQWLHGVFGERLWLAVHLHRGSDDTLRLERLRGLAARVGIRAVACGDVHMHVRGRRALQDCMTAIRQHCLVAEAGRFLFANGERHLRSQAQLGELYPADLLAETLAIAARCQFELSELKYQYPRELVPQGHSPASWLRELCQQGLPSRWPNGPSSKVRDVLAKELALIEELGYESYFLTVHDIVAFARSQRILCQGRGSAANSVVCFVLGITELDPMQHHLLFERFLSRERNEPPDIDVDFEHDRREEVIQYVFRRYGRHRAALTAVVNTYHAAGAVRDVARVLGLPADQVDALAKCCGRWSDRIPDDQRLAEAGFEAGSPSLRRVLVLAGELIGFPRHLSQHPGGFVISQQPLDELVPVENAAMPERTVIQWDKDDLDMVGLLKVDVLALGMLSALRRCFDLLQRHRGRHLTLASIPAEDPATYAMISRAETMGVFQIESRAQMAMLPRLRPEKFYDLVIEVAIVRPGPIQGDMVHPYLRRRLKQEPVTYPSPQLKAVFERTLGVPLFQEQVMELAMVAADYTPGEADQLRRSMAAWKRHGGLEPHRERLVQGMLRNGYDLAFAERIFEQIKGFGSYGFPESHAASFALLCYASSWLKCHEPAIFTCALVNSWPMGFYSPDQLLQEARRQGIEVRPVDVCHSDWDCTLEPEPGEVLAIRMGLRLVRGLAEADARRLEQARAQRPWRDVEDLCLRAGLDSRARAHLADAGALRALASDRHQARWQVAAVQPQLPLFADIEALPERTVELPVPSVAEDLMADYQTLGTTLGPHPLTLLRSRLRALGCRSSRELQDVGHGDNIAVAGLVVGRQRPQTASGVTFVTLEDEHGMVNVVVWRDLAERQRRALVGAQLLKVSGRLEQENGVRHLIARRLEDVSPLLQGLDVRSRDFH; the protein is encoded by the coding sequence ATGAACACCCCGGGTTATGCCGAGCTGCACTGCCTGTCCAACTTCAGCTTCCAGCGCGGCGCGTCGAGCGCCGACGAGCTGTTCCGGCGCGCGCGTGAACAGGGCTACCAGGCGCTGGCGATCACCGACGAATGCACCCTGGCCGGCATCGTCCGTGCCTGGCAGGCGGCCAAGGAACACCAGCTGCGGCTGATCGTGGGCAGTGAAGTGCAGTTGCAGGACGGCCCCAGGCTGGTGCTGCTGGTGCAGGACCTGGCCGGCTACCAGAACCTGTGCGCGCTGATCACCCGGGCCCGGCGGCGGGCGCAGAAGGGCGAGTACCAACTGTTTCGCGATGACCTGCAGCAGCACCATCAGGGCCTGCTGGCATTGTGGGTAGCCGATGACAGCGGCAATGCCACCCCCGGGCAGTGGCTGCACGGCGTGTTCGGTGAGCGCCTGTGGCTGGCCGTGCACCTGCACCGCGGCAGTGACGATACCTTGCGCCTTGAACGCTTGCGCGGCCTGGCGGCCAGGGTCGGCATCCGCGCCGTGGCCTGTGGCGACGTGCACATGCACGTGCGCGGTCGCCGCGCCCTGCAAGATTGCATGACCGCCATTCGCCAGCATTGCCTGGTGGCCGAGGCCGGGCGCTTCCTGTTTGCCAATGGCGAGCGGCACCTGCGCAGCCAGGCGCAACTGGGCGAGCTCTATCCCGCCGACTTGCTGGCCGAGACCCTGGCCATCGCTGCGCGCTGCCAGTTCGAGCTGAGCGAATTGAAATACCAGTACCCACGCGAACTGGTGCCCCAGGGGCATAGCCCGGCGAGCTGGTTGCGCGAATTGTGCCAGCAGGGTTTGCCGTCGCGCTGGCCAAACGGGCCGAGCAGCAAAGTGAGGGATGTGCTGGCCAAGGAGCTGGCGCTGATCGAGGAGCTGGGCTACGAAAGCTACTTCCTGACTGTGCACGACATCGTCGCCTTCGCCCGCAGCCAGCGCATTCTGTGCCAGGGGCGGGGCTCGGCTGCCAACTCGGTGGTGTGCTTCGTGCTGGGCATCACCGAGCTCGACCCCATGCAACACCACCTGTTGTTCGAGCGCTTCCTGTCGCGCGAGCGCAACGAACCGCCGGACATCGACGTGGACTTCGAGCACGACCGGCGCGAGGAGGTGATCCAGTATGTTTTCCGTCGCTACGGCCGACACCGGGCGGCGCTCACTGCGGTGGTCAACACCTACCATGCCGCCGGTGCGGTGCGGGATGTGGCGCGGGTGCTGGGGCTGCCCGCCGACCAGGTGGACGCCCTGGCCAAATGCTGTGGCCGCTGGAGCGATCGCATACCCGACGACCAGCGCCTGGCCGAGGCCGGCTTCGAGGCGGGCAGCCCTTCGCTGCGCCGGGTACTGGTGCTGGCCGGCGAACTGATCGGCTTCCCTCGGCACCTGTCACAGCACCCGGGCGGCTTCGTCATCTCGCAGCAACCCTTGGACGAACTGGTGCCGGTGGAGAATGCCGCGATGCCGGAGCGCACGGTGATCCAGTGGGACAAGGACGACCTGGACATGGTCGGCCTGCTCAAGGTCGACGTGCTGGCGCTGGGCATGCTCAGCGCCTTGCGCCGTTGCTTCGACCTGCTGCAACGCCACCGTGGCCGGCACCTGACCCTGGCGTCCATCCCCGCCGAAGACCCGGCCACCTACGCGATGATCAGCCGTGCCGAGACCATGGGCGTGTTCCAGATCGAATCGCGCGCGCAAATGGCCATGTTGCCGCGGCTTCGGCCGGAAAAGTTCTACGACCTGGTCATCGAGGTGGCCATCGTCCGCCCCGGGCCGATCCAGGGCGACATGGTCCACCCTTACCTGCGCCGGCGCCTGAAGCAGGAACCGGTGACCTATCCCTCGCCGCAACTGAAGGCAGTGTTCGAGCGCACCCTGGGTGTGCCGCTGTTCCAGGAGCAGGTGATGGAGCTGGCGATGGTCGCGGCCGACTACACCCCGGGCGAGGCCGACCAGTTGCGCCGCAGCATGGCCGCCTGGAAGCGTCACGGCGGTCTGGAACCGCACCGCGAGCGGCTGGTGCAGGGCATGTTGCGCAATGGTTATGACCTGGCGTTTGCCGAGCGCATCTTCGAGCAGATCAAGGGCTTTGGCAGTTATGGCTTTCCGGAATCGCACGCGGCCAGTTTTGCCTTGTTGTGCTACGCCAGCAGCTGGCTCAAGTGCCATGAACCGGCGATTTTCACCTGCGCGCTGGTCAACAGCTGGCCCATGGGTTTCTACAGCCCCGACCAGTTGCTGCAAGAGGCCCGACGCCAGGGTATCGAGGTCAGGCCGGTCGATGTGTGCCACAGTGACTGGGACTGCACGCTCGAGCCTGAGCCTGGAGAGGTGCTGGCCATTCGCATGGGCTTGCGCCTGGTACGCGGCCTTGCCGAGGCCGATGCCAGGCGCCTGGAGCAGGCGAGGGCACAGCGGCCATGGCGCGATGTCGAAGACCTGTGCCTGCGTGCCGGGCTCGATTCGCGTGCCCGCGCCCACCTGGCCGATGCCGGCGCGTTGCGCGCCTTGGCCAGCGACCGGCACCAGGCGCGCTGGCAGGTGGCGGCGGTGCAGCCGCAGCTGCCTTTGTTCGCCGATATCGAAGCCTTGCCGGAACGTACCGTCGAACTGCCCGTCCCCAGTGTGGCAGAGGACCTGATGGCCGATTACCAGACCCTGGGTACCACGCTTGGGCCGCATCCCCTGACCTTGTTGCGCTCACGCCTGCGGGCCCTGGGCTGTCGCAGTTCGCGCGAGCTGCAAGATGTCGGGCATGGTGACAACATTGCCGTGGCCGGGCTGGTGGTGGGCCGCCAGCGGCCACAGACCGCCAGCGGCGTGACCTTCGTCACCTTGGAGGACGAGCACGGCATGGTCAATGTGGTGGTGTGGCGGGATCTTGCCGAGCGGCAGCGGCGGGCACTGGTGGGGGCGCAGTTGCTCAAGGTCAGCGGGCGGCTGGAGCAGGAGAATGGCGTGCGCCACCTGATAGCACGGCGGCTGGAGGATGTGAGCCCGTTGTTGCAAGGGCTGGATGTACGCAGCCGGGACTTTCACTGA
- a CDS encoding Y-family DNA polymerase gives MLWACILLPQLALDTVLRERDDPDTPLVLLGGPTQRRVLQAVNPAAAALGLRAGQSLTTARALADGFSCVEADPKRIDQVQQLLAAWAYRFSAQVSLHYPRALLLEVGSSLQLFGPWPLFEARLRQELAELGLRQRIVLASNPVAARMLANAHDGLAVMDADATRAALLGMPIERIGLPAQAAEAFARMGLRQLSQVLALPRDSLARRFPAQVQLHLDQLLGLRNLGLGFYQPPDRFETRLELNFDVESHQALLFPLRRMLNDLAAFLAGRDCGVQRFCLHLEHAEGPDTLLKVGLLAAERDAAMLFELARGRLEPLRIPAPVRNLRLVAEDLPPFVPQHQALFDPRAQQAQPWEQLRERLRARLGDETVKGLSAAADHRPECAWQAVEQGAEGSMPVVPGSRPGWLLSAPMALDEGGYRLQGHAERIESGWWDGGDVRRDYYRIETRDGLRGWAYRDLGKAGPLWLQGWFA, from the coding sequence ATGCTCTGGGCCTGCATCCTGCTTCCGCAGCTGGCGCTGGACACGGTCCTGCGTGAGCGTGACGACCCCGATACCCCCCTGGTGCTGCTTGGCGGGCCGACCCAGCGACGTGTGCTGCAGGCGGTCAACCCGGCGGCGGCGGCGCTCGGCCTGCGGGCCGGGCAAAGCCTGACGACGGCGCGTGCGCTGGCCGATGGCTTCAGCTGCGTCGAAGCCGACCCCAAGCGCATCGACCAGGTGCAGCAGTTGCTGGCAGCCTGGGCCTACCGCTTCAGTGCCCAGGTCAGCCTGCACTACCCACGGGCGCTGTTGCTGGAGGTGGGCTCCAGCCTGCAGCTGTTCGGCCCCTGGCCGCTGTTCGAGGCCCGCCTGCGCCAGGAGCTGGCGGAGCTGGGCTTGCGCCAACGCATCGTCCTGGCCAGCAACCCGGTGGCGGCGCGCATGCTCGCCAATGCTCACGATGGCCTGGCCGTGATGGATGCCGATGCCACCCGTGCGGCGCTGCTGGGCATGCCCATCGAGCGTATCGGCCTGCCTGCGCAGGCTGCCGAGGCCTTTGCCCGCATGGGCCTGCGCCAGTTGAGCCAGGTGCTGGCCTTGCCCCGCGACAGCCTGGCCAGGCGCTTTCCGGCCCAGGTGCAGCTGCACCTTGATCAGCTGCTCGGCCTGCGCAACCTGGGGCTGGGCTTCTACCAGCCCCCGGACCGTTTCGAGACCCGGCTGGAGCTGAACTTCGACGTCGAATCGCACCAGGCCCTGCTGTTTCCGCTGCGGCGCATGCTCAACGACCTTGCCGCGTTCCTCGCCGGGCGTGACTGTGGCGTGCAGCGTTTCTGCCTGCACCTGGAGCATGCCGAAGGGCCGGATACCTTGCTGAAGGTAGGCCTGCTGGCCGCCGAACGCGATGCCGCGATGCTGTTCGAACTGGCGCGCGGGCGCCTGGAGCCGCTACGCATTCCCGCACCTGTGCGCAACCTGCGGCTGGTTGCCGAGGACCTGCCACCCTTCGTGCCGCAACACCAGGCATTGTTCGACCCGCGTGCGCAACAGGCGCAACCTTGGGAACAATTGCGCGAACGGCTACGCGCCCGCCTGGGGGATGAGACGGTCAAGGGCCTGAGCGCGGCAGCCGATCATCGCCCCGAATGCGCCTGGCAAGCGGTAGAGCAGGGTGCCGAGGGCAGCATGCCGGTCGTTCCTGGCAGCCGCCCTGGCTGGCTGCTGTCGGCCCCCATGGCGCTGGACGAAGGCGGCTATCGCCTGCAAGGCCATGCCGAGCGCATCGAATCGGGCTGGTGGGATGGCGGCGATGTGCGCCGCGACTATTACCGCATCGAAACCCGCGACGGCCTGCGCGGCTGGGCCTACCGCGACCTGGGCAAGGCCGGCCCGTTGTGGCTGCAGGGCTGGTTCGCATGA
- the imuA gene encoding translesion DNA synthesis-associated protein ImuA, producing the protein MGAVVDLDRLLDQRRVWRGRQAQARPLGLQPTGHVALDQCLPEGGWPAAALSELLLASPGCGELQLLWPTLARLSAEASRIVLVAPPFIPYAPAWQAAGVDLRWLVQVDAEPADALWAAEQCLRSGSCAAVLCWPERADDRALRRLQVAAETGQALAFACRPQQAAHNPSPAALRIAVDTRPAQWRVLKSRGGMPPALPIACPGRG; encoded by the coding sequence ATGGGCGCGGTGGTCGACCTCGACAGGTTGCTCGACCAGCGCCGGGTATGGCGCGGCCGGCAGGCCCAGGCGCGGCCGCTCGGCCTGCAGCCCACGGGCCATGTCGCCCTTGACCAATGCCTGCCGGAAGGTGGCTGGCCGGCGGCTGCGCTCAGCGAACTGTTGCTGGCCAGCCCCGGCTGCGGCGAATTGCAACTGCTGTGGCCGACCCTGGCCCGCTTGAGCGCTGAAGCCAGCCGAATCGTGCTGGTGGCTCCGCCATTCATTCCTTACGCCCCGGCCTGGCAGGCCGCGGGGGTGGACCTGCGCTGGCTGGTACAGGTGGACGCCGAACCTGCCGATGCCCTGTGGGCCGCCGAGCAGTGCCTGCGCTCCGGCAGTTGCGCGGCGGTGCTGTGCTGGCCGGAACGTGCCGATGACCGCGCCCTGCGGCGCTTGCAGGTGGCTGCCGAAACCGGCCAGGCGCTGGCCTTCGCCTGCCGGCCGCAACAGGCGGCGCACAACCCTTCGCCCGCAGCGCTGCGCATTGCCGTCGACACCCGCCCGGCACAATGGCGCGTGCTGAAAAGCCGTGGCGGCATGCCCCCGGCGCTGCCCATCGCCTGCCCGGGGCGGGGCTGA
- the lexA gene encoding transcriptional repressor LexA: MDNLTPKRRAIFEFIRERIADHGQPPSLADIATRFGFASRSVARKHITALCQAGYIDVTPNQARGIRLAERLRRPEILEVPVLGQVAAGAPIGPDLDIHEQLLLDPSLFRRTPDYLLKVRGDSMIDDGIFDGDLVGILQQADARDGQIVVARLDGEVTIKRLQRQGGNYRLLPRNPAYAPIDVRPEQEFFIEGVFCGLLRRD, translated from the coding sequence ATGGACAATCTTACCCCAAAACGCCGCGCCATCTTCGAGTTCATCCGTGAGCGCATCGCCGACCACGGCCAGCCGCCGAGCCTGGCCGATATCGCCACGCGCTTCGGTTTTGCCTCGCGCAGCGTGGCGCGCAAGCACATCACCGCCCTGTGCCAGGCCGGCTACATCGACGTCACGCCGAACCAGGCGCGGGGCATACGCCTGGCCGAACGGCTGCGCCGCCCGGAAATCCTCGAAGTGCCGGTGCTGGGCCAGGTGGCGGCAGGCGCCCCCATCGGCCCGGACCTCGACATTCACGAGCAACTGCTGCTCGACCCCAGCCTGTTCCGCCGTACCCCCGACTACCTTCTGAAGGTGCGTGGCGATTCGATGATCGACGACGGCATTTTCGACGGCGACCTGGTCGGCATCCTCCAGCAGGCCGACGCCCGCGATGGCCAGATCGTGGTCGCCCGCCTGGACGGCGAGGTGACCATCAAGCGCCTGCAGCGCCAGGGTGGCAATTACCGGCTGTTGCCACGCAACCCGGCCTATGCGCCCATCGATGTGCGGCCTGAACAGGAGTTCTTCATCGAAGGCGTGTTCTGCGGCTTGCTGAGGCGTGACTGA
- a CDS encoding UvrD-helicase domain-containing protein: MMVLDQSRRDVIESPRHLVVMGGPGSGKTTVALLKAEAFLGRLDLTEYQQVLFLSFARATVARVAEQAGKMLPKLEQARLEVNTYHGFTWNLLRSHGYLLRNGRPLSLLPPPEAAARLSTLSEEQIALEKIRLLEEEGLLHFDLFASNAAMLLERSQSLQRIYGNSYPLIILDEFQDTNEDEWRFIRALTRHSQVLALADPEQRIYEFRGASASRIQEFEQAYRPASFSFGMENHRSTGTDIVQFGNDLLAGVNRGRAYTHVSVTPYAPRKGMLHRAFKFAILTAIARLNRYGRDWSLAILVPSKSFMAEVSAYLSSDADNLPRLSHEVAFDQEAAALSATAIAALLEGGANAELITERLLRNLCAHLRGRKGEKAPSKAHLELVLALEQLFGGQALRRAPHKRVLAAAQLIAVQRLELQLTGDPQVDWVAARQFLDSSTEQVFKQIGIDGRYVRLLGKGSLLRSRLSEMWRSAEGYSGAEKLVRDALIQDHFQAVTRDWKGLHLMTMHKSKGKEFTEVILYEGVMKGRFLPTEATPDRVRQARLAMRVAVTRAMKKATILTPTGRNRCPLI; the protein is encoded by the coding sequence ATGATGGTGCTTGATCAGTCTCGACGGGATGTTATCGAGTCACCCAGACATCTGGTGGTGATGGGCGGCCCTGGCTCAGGGAAAACCACAGTCGCATTGCTCAAAGCTGAAGCATTTCTAGGCCGACTAGACCTCACAGAGTATCAGCAGGTGCTGTTCCTGAGCTTCGCCAGGGCAACGGTCGCGAGGGTTGCGGAACAGGCCGGGAAAATGCTGCCGAAACTTGAGCAGGCTCGGCTCGAGGTCAACACCTATCATGGCTTCACGTGGAATTTGCTGCGCAGCCATGGCTACTTGCTCCGCAACGGGCGACCCTTATCGCTTCTTCCTCCGCCAGAGGCTGCTGCGCGATTGTCCACATTGAGCGAAGAACAGATAGCCTTGGAGAAAATCAGGCTGCTCGAGGAGGAGGGACTGTTGCACTTCGACCTGTTCGCCAGCAATGCTGCCATGTTGCTGGAGAGAAGCCAGTCGCTGCAGCGCATCTACGGCAACAGCTATCCACTGATCATACTCGACGAGTTCCAGGACACGAACGAGGATGAGTGGCGTTTCATTCGGGCGTTGACTCGGCATAGCCAGGTGCTGGCTTTAGCTGATCCGGAACAACGAATCTACGAATTCCGCGGTGCCAGTGCTAGCAGGATTCAAGAGTTCGAACAGGCCTACCGCCCCGCCTCCTTTTCTTTTGGAATGGAAAATCACCGGAGCACAGGGACCGACATTGTCCAGTTCGGCAACGATCTGCTGGCAGGAGTAAATAGGGGCAGAGCCTACACCCATGTGTCGGTTACACCCTATGCGCCGCGCAAGGGGATGCTCCATCGGGCTTTCAAATTTGCCATTCTGACTGCTATAGCACGGTTGAATAGATACGGACGTGATTGGTCACTAGCCATTCTGGTTCCCAGCAAAAGCTTCATGGCTGAGGTTTCTGCGTACCTTTCGAGTGATGCGGACAATCTGCCCAGGCTTTCCCATGAGGTGGCGTTCGACCAGGAGGCGGCAGCGCTCTCTGCTACGGCGATCGCCGCGTTGCTGGAAGGTGGCGCGAATGCTGAACTCATTACTGAAAGACTTCTTAGAAACCTATGTGCTCATCTGCGTGGCAGGAAAGGCGAGAAAGCCCCAAGCAAGGCTCACTTGGAATTGGTACTCGCTCTGGAGCAGTTGTTCGGTGGGCAAGCACTTCGTCGAGCGCCGCACAAGCGGGTTCTTGCTGCCGCACAGCTTATTGCAGTCCAGCGTCTTGAGTTGCAATTGACTGGCGACCCCCAAGTTGACTGGGTTGCCGCACGACAATTTCTGGATTCAAGCACCGAGCAGGTTTTCAAGCAGATCGGTATAGATGGTCGGTATGTGCGCTTGCTTGGGAAGGGGTCGCTGCTTCGAAGCCGTTTGAGCGAGATGTGGCGCTCAGCTGAAGGCTATTCAGGAGCAGAGAAGCTGGTGCGGGATGCTCTTATTCAGGACCACTTTCAAGCTGTCACCAGGGACTGGAAGGGGCTCCATCTGATGACCATGCACAAATCGAAGGGAAAGGAATTCACAGAGGTCATTCTTTATGAGGGAGTGATGAAGGGGCGTTTCTTGCCGACCGAAGCAACCCCGGATCGCGTGCGTCAGGCCCGTTTAGCCATGCGTGTCGCTGTCACTCGTGCAATGAAGAAGGCGACTATCTTGACGCCGACTGGGCGAAATCGCTGCCCGTTGATTTGA